In a genomic window of Halalkalicoccus sp. CG83:
- a CDS encoding TrkH family potassium uptake protein: MRTNVDWRVSLGLIGIVLRWLAVPLSFPILVAIYYAEPVLPFLVPILVSLGAGEALARLGNGGRLGPREAFLMVAVTWFVVPLVGAIPFVLAGTGSVAHPVNALFESMSGVTTTGATVLVEFEIHDRSIMMWRQISQWLGGLGILVLATAILSQLGVGGAQLMETETQTRDVNKLTPRIAKTARLLGELYVGLTLLLVAVLYGLHLVGMAPNMGLYNAIAHPLTAVSTSGFSPEPDSIAAFSPAVQWVITLFMILGATNFVLIYFALQGDRRRLIDSEEFRFYIGLLAALSAMTAILLVLDDSYGGSMEQTVRYAVFNTVSMMTTTGYANADFDLWEAGAKHVLLTCMFIGGMAGSTTCSIKTLRWLVVIKGFRRDLFTAIHPEAIRPVRLSGTVVDEETISDIYAFTLVNLLLFAAATVFVVVDGARVGLEISEFDAMGAAGATFFNIGPGFGIAGPFGTYEGFPTTTKLLMIVLMWVGRIEIVPVLVLFTRGFWRS, translated from the coding sequence ATGAGGACGAACGTCGATTGGCGGGTGAGTCTCGGCCTCATCGGAATCGTTCTCCGGTGGCTCGCCGTCCCGCTCAGCTTCCCGATTCTGGTCGCGATCTACTACGCCGAGCCGGTTCTACCGTTTCTCGTCCCCATACTCGTCTCACTCGGCGCCGGCGAGGCGTTAGCGCGGCTCGGGAACGGGGGCCGTCTCGGCCCCCGGGAGGCGTTTCTCATGGTCGCGGTGACGTGGTTCGTCGTGCCGCTCGTCGGCGCGATACCGTTCGTCCTCGCGGGGACCGGCTCGGTCGCCCACCCCGTCAACGCGCTGTTCGAGTCGATGAGTGGGGTCACGACGACGGGTGCGACCGTCCTGGTGGAGTTCGAGATCCACGACCGCTCGATCATGATGTGGCGCCAGATCAGCCAGTGGCTCGGCGGGCTCGGCATCCTCGTGCTCGCGACGGCCATCCTCTCGCAGCTCGGGGTCGGGGGCGCCCAGCTGATGGAGACCGAAACCCAGACCCGCGACGTCAACAAACTCACCCCGCGGATCGCCAAGACCGCCCGATTGCTCGGCGAGCTCTACGTCGGGCTGACCCTCCTTCTCGTCGCCGTCCTCTACGGGTTGCATCTCGTGGGAATGGCCCCGAACATGGGGCTGTACAACGCGATCGCCCACCCGCTGACGGCGGTCTCGACGTCGGGGTTCTCGCCGGAACCCGACAGCATCGCGGCGTTCTCACCGGCGGTGCAGTGGGTCATCACGCTGTTCATGATCCTCGGGGCGACGAACTTCGTGCTCATCTACTTCGCGCTACAGGGCGACCGACGCAGACTGATCGACAGCGAGGAGTTCCGCTTCTACATCGGGTTGCTCGCGGCGCTCAGTGCGATGACGGCGATCCTGCTCGTTCTGGATGACTCGTACGGCGGCTCCATGGAGCAGACCGTGCGCTACGCGGTGTTCAACACCGTCTCGATGATGACGACCACGGGCTACGCCAACGCCGACTTCGATCTGTGGGAGGCCGGCGCGAAACACGTCCTGCTGACCTGTATGTTCATCGGCGGGATGGCCGGCAGCACGACCTGTTCGATCAAGACGCTTCGCTGGCTGGTCGTCATCAAGGGGTTTCGCCGCGACCTCTTCACGGCGATACACCCCGAGGCGATCCGGCCGGTTCGTCTGAGCGGCACGGTGGTCGACGAGGAGACGATCAGCGACATCTACGCGTTCACGCTCGTAAACCTGCTGCTGTTCGCGGCGGCGACGGTCTTCGTCGTCGTCGACGGCGCGCGCGTCGGCCTCGAGATCAGCGAGTTCGACGCGATGGGGGCGGCCGGTGCGACTTTCTTCAACATCGGCCCCGGCTTCGGCATCGCCGGCCCGTTCGGCACCTACGAGGGCTTTCCCACGACGACGAAGCTCCTCATGATCGTCCTCATGTGGGTCGGTCGGATCGAGATCGTCCCTGTGCTCGTCCTGTTCACGAGAGGGTTCTGGAGGTCGTAG
- a CDS encoding universal stress protein translates to MSENILERVLLPIVGPKDARTTCELALPRIAGANGSVICVNVVEKGGGSLDPTSPTQQEERAEEVFEIVAEECEAKGIPLETRILYGTDVAETIFEAAEEEDVTAIAFTPRESNRLVDILSGSPGYSIMKRANRPVVVFPSRSND, encoded by the coding sequence ATGTCCGAGAACATTCTCGAGCGGGTCCTGCTGCCGATCGTGGGCCCCAAGGACGCCCGGACGACCTGCGAACTGGCGCTCCCACGGATCGCCGGCGCGAACGGATCGGTGATCTGCGTCAACGTCGTCGAGAAGGGCGGCGGCTCGCTCGATCCGACCTCGCCGACCCAGCAGGAGGAGCGCGCAGAGGAGGTCTTCGAGATCGTCGCCGAGGAGTGCGAGGCGAAGGGGATCCCGCTCGAGACGCGGATCCTCTACGGGACGGACGTCGCCGAGACGATCTTCGAGGCCGCCGAGGAGGAGGACGTCACCGCGATCGCCTTCACTCCCCGCGAGTCGAACCGACTGGTCGATATCCTCTCGGGCTCGCCCGGCTACTCGATCATGAAGCGCGCCAACCGACCCGTCGTCGTCTTCCCGTCAAGGTCGAACGACTGA
- a CDS encoding universal stress protein produces MLRAEYGSEITPLHVTTGDGEKEQARQFLASWAAEQRLNSAETRIETSGDIEDAVRTAASEHTMVIIGATERGLLSRLLHGSLAFDIVESLDLPVLLAERSRERTLKERVFGPGP; encoded by the coding sequence TTGCTGAGAGCGGAGTACGGCTCCGAGATAACGCCACTGCACGTCACTACTGGCGACGGGGAGAAAGAGCAGGCCCGCCAGTTCCTCGCTAGCTGGGCCGCAGAGCAACGGCTCAACTCCGCCGAAACCAGAATCGAGACGTCCGGCGACATTGAAGACGCCGTCAGGACCGCTGCTTCGGAGCACACGATGGTCATCATCGGTGCGACGGAACGGGGACTGTTGAGCAGGTTACTTCACGGATCACTGGCGTTCGATATCGTCGAATCGCTCGATCTGCCCGTTCTTCTCGCCGAACGATCGCGGGAACGGACGCTGAAAGAGCGCGTTTTCGGGCCGGGGCCGTGA
- a CDS encoding universal stress protein, whose translation MRIPMSTGETQQSAPTILVPLANPAHEKDLITLASAIAHQKQGSVLAIHIVRVPDQTPLEAGAAYLDRIDAESEELLAAARADAETYGVPVTTRNVLSRHSFRSVFNTARTHDVDLVVMGWSEETHLSPGRAERGIDDLTRDLPCDFLVLKDGEFDASRILVPTAGGPDSDTQRRDRTVAESGVRLRDNATARHYWRRGERAGPPVPR comes from the coding sequence ATGCGTATACCGATGTCGACGGGAGAGACGCAGCAATCTGCACCGACGATACTGGTCCCACTCGCGAACCCAGCACACGAGAAGGATCTGATAACGTTGGCCAGCGCTATCGCTCATCAGAAGCAGGGTTCCGTTCTCGCGATCCACATCGTTCGAGTCCCGGATCAGACGCCGCTCGAGGCGGGAGCCGCGTATCTCGATAGGATCGACGCGGAGTCCGAAGAGTTGCTCGCTGCTGCACGAGCTGACGCCGAGACGTACGGCGTCCCGGTTACGACCCGCAACGTGCTCTCCCGTCACTCGTTCAGATCCGTTTTCAACACGGCCCGAACACACGACGTGGATCTCGTCGTCATGGGCTGGAGCGAGGAGACACATCTCTCGCCGGGACGAGCGGAAAGAGGGATCGACGACCTGACACGCGATCTCCCCTGTGATTTCCTCGTTCTGAAGGACGGCGAGTTCGACGCTTCACGGATCCTGGTTCCGACCGCGGGCGGTCCGGACTCCGACACTCAGCGCCGAGATCGCACGGTTGCTGAGAGCGGAGTACGGCTCCGAGATAACGCCACTGCACGTCACTACTGGCGACGGGGAGAAAGAGCAGGCCCGCCAGTTCCTCGCTAG